One part of the Bacillus sp. FJAT-27916 genome encodes these proteins:
- the murD gene encoding UDP-N-acetylmuramoyl-L-alanine--D-glutamate ligase, with the protein MKPINDYLRKKVLVLGLAKSGVSAATLLHKLGAFVTVNDFKPFDENPEAQGLLEEGIKVICGSHPIELLDDGFELIVKNPGIPYTNPMIQAAMEKNIPVITEVELAYKISEAPFIGITGTNGKTTTTTLIYEMLKEGGKNPLIAGNIGTVASGVAQEATKDNVIVIELSSFQLMGIQEFRPHIAVFLNLYDAHLDYHGSKEEYGKAKARITANQTNGDYFIYNADQEVTTAVSRGSSAVSVPFSTDTIQRDGAYAENGYICFREEQIMPIADIVLPGRHNLENILSAVAAVKLYGVTNEAIRKVLTTFEGVKHRTQFVRELNGRRFYNDSKATNILAASAAISSFDGPLILLAGGLDRGNGFDELIPLLQNVKAMVVFGETAGKLTDTAKKAGISIIKHVDNVGIAAREAYELSESGDTILLSPACASWDQYKTFEVRGDMFMDAVHKLK; encoded by the coding sequence ATGAAACCTATTAATGACTATCTTCGCAAGAAAGTATTGGTATTAGGTTTAGCTAAAAGCGGAGTGAGTGCAGCAACCTTGCTGCACAAGCTCGGTGCATTTGTTACGGTAAATGATTTTAAGCCGTTTGACGAGAATCCGGAGGCACAGGGTCTTTTGGAGGAGGGGATTAAGGTAATCTGCGGCTCACATCCAATTGAGCTGTTAGATGACGGATTTGAGCTGATTGTCAAAAATCCAGGTATCCCTTACACGAATCCAATGATTCAAGCTGCCATGGAGAAAAACATACCGGTTATCACGGAGGTTGAGCTTGCCTATAAGATTTCAGAGGCGCCGTTTATCGGTATTACGGGAACAAACGGCAAGACGACGACAACCACGTTGATTTATGAAATGCTGAAAGAGGGCGGCAAAAATCCACTGATCGCCGGAAATATCGGGACAGTAGCGAGCGGAGTGGCTCAAGAAGCGACAAAAGACAATGTGATCGTTATCGAATTATCCTCCTTCCAATTGATGGGGATTCAGGAATTCCGTCCTCATATAGCCGTATTCTTAAATCTGTATGATGCCCATTTGGATTATCATGGTTCAAAGGAAGAATATGGAAAAGCAAAGGCGCGTATAACCGCTAACCAAACAAATGGAGATTACTTTATCTATAATGCTGATCAAGAGGTGACAACGGCTGTTTCTCGGGGGTCTTCTGCTGTGTCCGTGCCATTTAGCACGGACACGATTCAAAGAGACGGTGCCTATGCAGAAAACGGGTACATATGCTTCCGTGAGGAACAGATTATGCCGATCGCAGACATTGTTCTTCCAGGAAGGCATAATCTTGAGAATATATTATCCGCTGTCGCAGCAGTTAAATTATACGGTGTAACCAATGAAGCTATTAGGAAGGTTTTGACGACCTTTGAGGGTGTTAAGCACCGTACTCAATTTGTCCGCGAGCTGAATGGACGCAGATTTTACAATGATTCTAAAGCAACTAATATCCTTGCTGCCAGTGCAGCCATCTCATCCTTTGACGGTCCGCTGATCCTTCTTGCTGGAGGTCTTGACCGTGGAAATGGATTTGATGAGCTTATCCCATTGCTTCAGAATGTGAAAGCAATGGTCGTCTTTGGCGAAACAGCGGGAAAACTTACAGATACAGCGAAAAAAGCAGGAATATCCATCATTAAACATGTCGATAATGTAGGAATAGCCGCTCGTGAAGCATACGAGCTATCCGAGAGCGGGGATACTATTTTGCTTTCTCCTGCATGCGCAAGCTGGGACCAATACAAAACTTTTGAGGTCCGCGGTGACATGTTTATGGATGCCGTGCATAAGCTAAAATAG
- the mraY gene encoding phospho-N-acetylmuramoyl-pentapeptide-transferase, with the protein MLEQVLFFTILVSFLITVLLSPIFIPFLRRLKFGQSIREEGPKSHQKKTGTPTMGGVVFLLAILVTTLVMTGKFTDVSEETYLLLFVTIGFGLLGFLDDFIKIAMKRNLGLTSKQKFLGQVVISVIFYLICRQSNMSTAIEIPFTNYELDFGWFYVFIVIFWLVGFSNAVNLTDGLDGLVSGTSAIAFGAFAVLAWNQQNYEVALFCVAVVGAVLGFLVFNAHPAKVFMGDTGSLALGGALATVAILLKLELLLVIIGGVFVIETLSVILQVASFKTTGKRIFKMSPLHHHYELSGWSEWRVVVTFWSVGLLLSILGIYIEVWL; encoded by the coding sequence ATGCTTGAACAAGTTTTATTTTTTACGATACTCGTATCATTTTTAATTACGGTTCTGCTCTCTCCTATATTTATCCCGTTTCTTAGGAGGCTCAAATTTGGGCAAAGCATAAGGGAAGAAGGGCCTAAATCACATCAGAAGAAAACGGGGACACCGACGATGGGAGGCGTTGTCTTCCTTCTTGCTATTCTTGTGACAACCTTGGTTATGACAGGGAAATTCACAGATGTAAGTGAAGAAACCTATTTGCTGTTATTTGTGACGATTGGCTTCGGTCTTCTGGGCTTTTTAGATGATTTTATCAAGATTGCCATGAAGCGTAATCTTGGTTTAACATCCAAACAAAAGTTCTTGGGCCAGGTTGTGATCTCGGTTATTTTTTATCTCATTTGCCGCCAAAGCAATATGTCTACGGCCATTGAGATTCCATTTACCAATTATGAGCTTGATTTTGGTTGGTTCTATGTATTTATTGTCATCTTCTGGCTTGTTGGGTTCTCAAATGCAGTCAATTTGACAGATGGATTGGATGGACTGGTTTCTGGTACTTCAGCCATTGCATTCGGTGCTTTTGCGGTACTTGCGTGGAACCAGCAAAACTATGAGGTTGCCCTTTTCTGTGTGGCAGTTGTCGGAGCGGTATTAGGTTTCCTTGTGTTTAATGCCCACCCCGCGAAGGTGTTTATGGGGGATACTGGTTCCCTTGCTCTTGGTGGGGCCCTTGCAACTGTGGCTATTTTATTAAAGCTTGAATTATTGCTCGTCATTATCGGCGGCGTGTTTGTTATTGAAACATTATCCGTTATTTTGCAGGTGGCTTCCTTTAAAACGACCGGTAAACGGATCTTTAAGATGAGTCCGCTGCATCACCATTATGAATTAAGCGGCTGGTCAGAGTGGCGTGTTGTTGTCACGTTCTGGTCTGTTGGCCTGTTGTTATCCATTCTTGGAATTTATATAGAGGTGTGGTTATAA
- a CDS encoding UDP-N-acetylmuramoyl-L-alanyl-D-glutamate--2,6-diaminopimelate ligase has product MRLDDLISIIPFKQKQGEGNPLLSSVENDHRKVKEGSLFICIKGYTVDGHDLAPDAVKNGAAAIISEKPLNVDVPVVIVKNTSKVMAQVADQFYGHPTQKLTLIGITGTNGKTTISHLIEKLFNDKNQTTGLIGTMYTKIGKEIFETKNTTPDSLTLQKTFHQMVEASVETAVMEVSSHALDMGRVFGCDYDIAVFSNLTQDHLDYHGTMENYQYAKGLLFSRLGNTYTDGKPKYAILNADDQASLMYEKATSANVVTYGIHQAADIKAENIQITAQGSSFKLITPNESVEVTLPLVGKFNIYNCLAAIAVGLVSNIPLHEIIQSLKEIKGVSGRFERVYGGQDFTVLVDYSHTPDSLENALKTINEFAENKVFAIVGCGGDRDKTKRPLMAQVACEYSTNPIFTSDNPRSEDPEAILDDMTDGVPGMSYERITDRKEAIYEAIRQAQPKDVILIAGKGHEDYQIIGKEVIHFDDREVAMEAIQEKLNSQQKEERV; this is encoded by the coding sequence ATGAGACTCGATGATTTAATCAGTATAATACCGTTTAAGCAGAAACAGGGTGAAGGGAACCCCCTCCTGTCATCTGTTGAAAATGATCACCGTAAAGTGAAAGAAGGCAGCTTGTTCATCTGTATTAAAGGGTATACCGTTGATGGGCATGACCTGGCACCCGATGCCGTTAAGAATGGGGCCGCAGCGATCATTTCCGAGAAGCCGCTGAATGTGGATGTTCCCGTTGTGATTGTAAAGAATACGTCTAAGGTTATGGCGCAAGTAGCGGATCAGTTTTACGGGCATCCTACACAAAAGCTAACCTTAATAGGGATTACCGGTACGAATGGCAAAACAACAATCAGTCATCTTATTGAGAAGCTGTTCAACGATAAGAACCAAACGACCGGGTTAATTGGAACCATGTATACAAAGATAGGTAAAGAAATTTTTGAAACAAAAAATACAACTCCTGATAGTCTTACACTCCAAAAGACCTTCCATCAGATGGTGGAAGCAAGTGTCGAGACAGCGGTCATGGAGGTCTCCTCTCATGCCCTTGATATGGGCCGTGTCTTTGGGTGTGATTATGATATCGCTGTATTTTCAAATCTGACCCAGGATCATTTGGATTACCATGGGACGATGGAGAACTACCAGTATGCGAAAGGCCTCCTCTTCTCTCGTTTAGGTAATACCTATACAGACGGAAAACCGAAATACGCCATATTGAATGCCGATGATCAGGCATCCCTTATGTATGAAAAGGCAACTTCTGCGAATGTCGTTACATATGGGATTCACCAAGCAGCAGATATTAAAGCGGAGAATATCCAGATTACCGCTCAAGGGTCGTCCTTTAAGCTAATAACGCCTAATGAGAGCGTAGAGGTCACTCTGCCGCTGGTTGGGAAATTTAATATTTATAACTGTCTTGCAGCCATTGCTGTCGGATTAGTATCGAATATACCGCTTCATGAGATTATTCAGTCTCTCAAGGAAATCAAGGGTGTTTCAGGAAGATTTGAAAGAGTATACGGCGGACAGGATTTCACCGTGCTCGTTGATTATTCCCATACACCAGACAGTCTTGAGAATGCCTTGAAAACCATTAATGAATTTGCAGAGAATAAGGTCTTTGCCATTGTTGGATGCGGGGGAGACAGAGATAAGACGAAGCGCCCTCTCATGGCTCAAGTGGCCTGTGAATATAGCACGAACCCAATCTTTACATCTGATAATCCGCGCAGCGAAGACCCAGAGGCCATTCTTGATGATATGACAGATGGCGTGCCCGGCATGAGCTACGAGAGAATTACTGACCGGAAGGAAGCCATTTATGAAGCAATCCGGCAGGCTCAGCCAAAGGATGTCATCTTGATTGCCGGCAAAGGGCATGAGGATTATCAAATTATCGGCAAGGAAGTCATCCACTTTGATGACAGAGAGGTCGCGATGGAAGCGATCCAAGAAAAATTGAATAGTCAGCAGAAAGAAGAGAGGGTTTAA
- a CDS encoding stage V sporulation protein D, with amino-acid sequence MRASNHTVRKRLIAALLIGLGVFLVIDLRLGYVQIYMGNYLTDLAKDSWSRNIPFEPKRGEIKDRNGVVYATNKSAPTVWVVPRQVKDPAETAKQLAAVLNMQTEKAYKLITTNTSIVKIPEGRKISHGKAKAVRNLDLSGVYIAEDSIRYYPKGSALAHVLGFAGIDNQGLMGLELAYEDELKGNKGYVKFYADAKGKRMENMADDYKSPLNGYDLTLTVDNRIQTIIEREMDIAQETYNPDGIVGVAVNPNTGEILAMSSRPTFDPANFRNVAPEIYNRNLPVWSTYEPGSTFKIITLAAALEEKKVDLQNDRFYDGGYVKVGGANLRCWKRGGHGSESFLEVVQNSCNPGFVELGERLGKDKLFNYIHDFGFGEKTGIDLQGEGKGILFNVDRVGPVEQATTAFGQGVSVTPIQQVMAVSAAVNGGTLYTPYIAKEIKDPATGETIMKKSPKAKRQVISKETSKEIRRALETVVAKGSGKGAFVDGYRVGGKTGTAQKAQNGRYLENNFIVSFIGFAPADDPQIVVYIAIDNPKGTVQFGGVVAAPIVGRIMKDSLPALGIKPRKDQVEKEKTYLDPVEEEVPDLVGLTLRDLSEQYSRFKIVTSGKGSRIVQQSPKPGVKLKEGSTIRIYLDEDE; translated from the coding sequence GTGAGGGCTTCAAATCATACGGTTCGCAAACGATTGATTGCGGCTTTGTTAATTGGGTTAGGCGTCTTCTTAGTCATTGACCTGCGGCTTGGATATGTACAGATTTATATGGGGAATTACTTGACGGACCTCGCAAAGGATTCGTGGAGTCGTAACATCCCGTTTGAGCCGAAAAGAGGAGAAATTAAGGACCGAAACGGTGTGGTGTATGCGACGAATAAATCGGCCCCGACCGTATGGGTAGTGCCGAGGCAGGTAAAGGATCCGGCAGAAACAGCTAAGCAGCTTGCAGCCGTGTTGAATATGCAGACGGAAAAGGCGTATAAGTTAATCACTACGAACACCTCAATCGTCAAGATTCCTGAAGGAAGGAAAATCAGTCATGGCAAAGCGAAGGCTGTTCGCAACCTGGACCTCTCTGGTGTATATATTGCCGAGGATTCGATTCGCTATTATCCGAAAGGCTCGGCGCTTGCCCATGTTCTCGGATTTGCCGGAATCGATAATCAGGGGCTTATGGGCCTTGAGCTTGCCTATGAAGATGAATTAAAGGGGAACAAAGGGTATGTGAAATTTTATGCGGATGCTAAGGGCAAGCGGATGGAGAATATGGCGGATGACTATAAATCTCCGCTGAACGGGTATGACTTAACCCTGACGGTGGACAACCGCATCCAAACCATTATTGAAAGAGAGATGGATATTGCTCAGGAAACCTATAACCCTGATGGAATTGTCGGTGTTGCCGTCAACCCGAACACAGGAGAGATTCTGGCCATGTCCAGCAGGCCGACGTTTGACCCGGCTAATTTCCGCAATGTCGCACCGGAAATTTACAATCGGAACCTGCCTGTCTGGAGTACGTATGAGCCTGGTTCAACCTTTAAGATCATTACGCTTGCTGCTGCGCTTGAAGAGAAGAAGGTGGACCTTCAAAATGACCGATTCTATGATGGTGGATATGTCAAGGTAGGCGGAGCCAATCTTAGGTGCTGGAAAAGGGGCGGACATGGTTCAGAGAGTTTTCTAGAGGTAGTTCAGAATTCATGCAACCCTGGTTTTGTTGAGCTTGGGGAGAGACTTGGAAAAGATAAGCTTTTTAATTATATACATGATTTCGGATTTGGGGAGAAAACGGGAATTGACTTACAAGGGGAGGGAAAAGGGATTCTCTTTAATGTGGACAGGGTCGGTCCAGTTGAGCAGGCAACGACGGCATTTGGCCAAGGTGTCTCTGTAACACCAATTCAGCAGGTGATGGCTGTATCGGCTGCCGTGAACGGCGGGACATTATATACTCCCTATATCGCAAAGGAAATAAAGGATCCCGCGACAGGAGAAACCATCATGAAAAAGAGTCCGAAGGCGAAAAGGCAGGTTATTTCAAAGGAGACATCGAAGGAAATAAGGAGAGCTCTTGAGACGGTTGTGGCAAAGGGGTCCGGGAAGGGTGCATTTGTGGATGGCTATCGTGTGGGCGGTAAGACAGGGACTGCCCAGAAAGCACAAAACGGCCGCTATCTAGAAAACAATTTCATCGTTTCCTTTATCGGCTTCGCTCCAGCAGATGATCCTCAAATTGTTGTCTACATTGCAATCGATAATCCAAAAGGGACCGTACAATTCGGCGGTGTCGTTGCCGCGCCGATTGTAGGCAGAATCATGAAGGATAGCTTGCCGGCCCTTGGCATCAAGCCGAGGAAAGATCAGGTGGAAAAGGAAAAAACATATCTTGATCCCGTGGAGGAGGAGGTACCTGATTTAGTCGGGCTGACATTAAGGGATCTAAGTGAGCAATATTCAAGGTTTAAAATCGTCACTTCCGGCAAGGGGAGCCGGATAGTCCAGCAGTCGCCAAAACCAGGTGTTAAGTTAAAGGAGGGTTCAACCATCCGCATTTATCTGGATGAGGATGAGTGA
- a CDS encoding penicillin-binding protein yields the protein MNNKKSRNKGAAFLFMIFGLFFCVVFVRFLIIQYTGVAGGEELAAKAQDKYQVSRTLTAQRGSIVDTNGEVLARDTSSYKLIAILDDSMTEDEDNPQHVVDKEETARVLAEHIDMDESEILAKLQKKNVYQTEFGSAGRDLSHQTKLAIEELELPGITFIKDSKRFYPNGIFASHVIGFVEENEDTGKVTGALGVEKMLDKYLQEEDGSITFQGDLWRNILPNKQTEVVEPSDGATIQLTLDSKIQIFLEDAMSQVNEEYSPAKMIGIVADPDTGKILAMSQRPTYDLNTRQGLENTWQNLAVEESYEPGSTMKVFTLATAIEEGVWNANETYQSGTYKIDKSTTIGDHNGKRGWGAITYLEGVQRSSNVAFAKLAVEKIGSDTLLEYLEEFGFGKKTGIDLPAETTGAFAYKWESEKVTTAYGQGTTVTPIQLIQAATAIANDGKMMKPYVVEKITNAATGKTIKETKPTVVAKPVSSETAGEVRNILETVVTSEKGTGKPYKIDGYDVIGKTGTASIYSSEKGSYLTGQNNYIFSFLGMAPKDDPEVIVYIAVQQPQLKPNESGSAPVSKVFNSVMENTLKYLNIESEETDTKTSVEIPDVTGTNKELAKTQVEKAGLTPVVIGSGTRIKEQSPSGTSVIEGEKVLLLTDGELTMPDFTGWSVRDVMKAASLMGVDLNTSGSGYASSQKPKAGTALKSNQSIVVQFEDPETIFEKSKAKADDEEVEEEGG from the coding sequence ATGAACAATAAAAAGAGCCGGAACAAAGGGGCAGCCTTCTTATTCATGATATTTGGGCTGTTTTTTTGTGTAGTATTTGTACGATTCCTGATCATCCAATATACCGGGGTTGCCGGCGGGGAGGAATTGGCTGCAAAGGCGCAGGATAAGTATCAGGTTAGCAGAACCCTGACTGCACAGCGGGGGTCGATTGTAGATACAAACGGAGAGGTACTCGCACGTGATACCTCTTCATATAAATTAATCGCCATCCTGGATGATTCCATGACAGAGGATGAGGATAATCCTCAGCATGTGGTTGATAAAGAGGAAACGGCGAGAGTCCTTGCGGAACATATTGATATGGATGAAAGTGAGATTCTTGCTAAACTTCAAAAGAAGAATGTTTACCAAACAGAATTTGGCTCTGCAGGCCGCGACCTGTCCCATCAGACAAAGCTGGCTATAGAAGAACTGGAGCTTCCGGGAATCACCTTTATTAAAGATTCGAAAAGATTTTACCCAAATGGGATCTTTGCCTCTCATGTAATCGGATTTGTGGAAGAAAATGAGGATACAGGCAAGGTGACTGGAGCGCTTGGTGTCGAAAAGATGCTTGATAAATACTTGCAGGAAGAGGATGGATCTATTACCTTCCAAGGGGATTTATGGCGTAATATTCTGCCGAATAAGCAAACGGAGGTTGTGGAGCCATCAGATGGGGCTACTATTCAATTGACGTTGGACAGCAAGATTCAAATTTTCCTAGAGGACGCGATGTCTCAGGTCAATGAGGAATACAGCCCTGCGAAGATGATTGGAATCGTGGCAGATCCGGACACAGGAAAGATACTTGCCATGTCCCAGCGTCCAACCTATGATTTAAATACAAGGCAAGGTCTTGAAAACACATGGCAGAACCTTGCGGTAGAAGAATCCTATGAGCCTGGTTCAACAATGAAGGTATTCACGCTTGCAACCGCGATTGAAGAAGGGGTCTGGAATGCAAATGAAACCTATCAATCAGGCACCTATAAAATTGACAAATCGACGACAATTGGCGACCACAATGGAAAAAGAGGCTGGGGTGCCATTACGTATTTAGAAGGTGTGCAGCGCTCCTCTAATGTAGCCTTTGCAAAACTGGCCGTCGAGAAAATTGGGTCAGATACCTTACTTGAATATTTGGAGGAATTCGGGTTTGGCAAGAAAACCGGAATTGATCTTCCGGCTGAAACAACAGGGGCGTTCGCCTATAAATGGGAGTCAGAGAAAGTGACGACTGCCTATGGACAAGGTACAACCGTTACCCCTATTCAGTTGATTCAGGCAGCGACAGCCATTGCTAATGACGGTAAAATGATGAAGCCGTATGTCGTAGAGAAAATCACGAATGCAGCGACAGGGAAAACCATTAAGGAAACGAAGCCGACTGTGGTGGCCAAGCCTGTATCAAGCGAAACAGCCGGTGAGGTAAGAAACATTTTAGAGACGGTTGTCACCTCAGAAAAAGGAACAGGTAAACCCTATAAGATTGATGGATATGATGTTATCGGCAAAACAGGTACAGCCTCTATTTATTCAAGTGAAAAAGGCAGTTATTTGACAGGTCAGAATAACTATATATTCTCATTCCTGGGAATGGCACCTAAGGATGACCCGGAAGTGATTGTCTATATTGCTGTACAGCAGCCGCAGCTGAAGCCGAATGAATCAGGCTCGGCGCCTGTTTCAAAGGTATTCAATAGTGTCATGGAAAATACATTGAAGTATTTAAATATCGAATCAGAGGAAACGGATACGAAAACATCCGTTGAGATACCTGATGTAACAGGAACAAATAAAGAGCTTGCCAAGACACAGGTAGAAAAAGCAGGTTTGACCCCGGTAGTCATTGGCAGCGGGACGAGAATTAAGGAGCAGTCGCCGAGCGGTACATCGGTTATAGAAGGAGAGAAAGTTCTCCTGTTGACTGATGGTGAGCTGACCATGCCGGACTTTACGGGCTGGTCAGTAAGGGATGTCATGAAAGCAGCCTCTCTAATGGGGGTTGATTTAAATACATCCGGATCGGGATATGCTTCAAGCCAAAAGCCGAAAGCAGGCACGGCTCTGAAATCAAACCAATCAATCGTTGTGCAATTTGAAGATCCGGAAACCATTTTTGAGAAATCAAAAGCAAAAGCGGATGATGAAGAAGTAGAAGAGGAAGGCGGATGA
- the ftsL gene encoding cell division protein FtsL, which produces MSSLARKLQQEQNKRTEVKTKKVIIPNGITLGEKVLYISFALFIAFFAVKIISTQADIYAVNRDIVSVESKIENQTKENKDLTDQVSELKTYDRIWEKAKKLGLTLKDQNVKVVED; this is translated from the coding sequence ATGAGCAGTTTAGCGAGAAAACTTCAACAGGAACAAAATAAACGCACCGAAGTCAAGACGAAGAAAGTGATCATACCTAATGGAATTACATTAGGAGAGAAGGTTCTGTACATAAGCTTTGCTTTGTTTATCGCTTTCTTTGCTGTCAAAATCATCTCAACACAGGCTGATATTTATGCCGTTAACCGCGACATCGTGTCTGTTGAATCGAAAATAGAGAATCAAACGAAAGAGAATAAAGATTTAACCGACCAAGTCAGTGAATTGAAAACGTATGATCGAATTTGGGAAAAGGCCAAAAAGCTTGGGCTTACTCTGAAAGATCAAAATGTTAAGGTCGTGGAAGATTGA
- the rsmH gene encoding 16S rRNA (cytosine(1402)-N(4))-methyltransferase RsmH encodes MFNHTTVLLHEAVDGLNIKPDGIYVDCTLGGAGHSELIAKALSEKGRLIAFDQDITALENAKQKLGAYMDRVTLVNSNFVHFDERLKELGIEKIDGILYDLGVSSPQFDTPERGFSYNYDAPLDMRMDQSAPLSAYHVVNEWSYEELVKVFFKYGEEKFSKQIARKIEQARENKPIETTFELVELIKEGIPAPARRKGGHPAKRIFQAIRIAVNDELRVFEVSLEKALPMLNKGGRISVITFHSLEDRICKSFFKEKSELPPMPHGLPVIPKEFEPELKLITRKPIIPSEEELAVNNRARSAKLRVAEKIK; translated from the coding sequence ATGTTTAATCATACTACTGTACTGTTACATGAAGCTGTCGATGGACTAAATATAAAGCCTGACGGAATCTATGTGGATTGCACGCTTGGCGGGGCAGGGCATAGTGAACTGATAGCGAAAGCTTTATCTGAAAAGGGCAGGTTAATTGCTTTTGATCAAGATATTACAGCACTCGAAAATGCCAAGCAGAAGCTTGGAGCCTATATGGATCGGGTTACCTTGGTGAACAGCAATTTTGTCCACTTCGATGAAAGACTGAAAGAGCTGGGCATTGAGAAGATTGATGGAATCCTCTATGACCTTGGTGTTTCATCTCCACAGTTTGATACGCCAGAAAGAGGATTTAGTTATAATTATGACGCTCCTCTTGATATGAGGATGGACCAATCAGCTCCGCTAAGTGCCTATCACGTTGTCAATGAGTGGTCTTATGAAGAATTAGTCAAGGTGTTCTTTAAATATGGAGAAGAGAAGTTCTCCAAGCAAATTGCGAGGAAGATTGAGCAGGCGAGAGAAAACAAGCCGATTGAAACAACATTTGAGCTAGTGGAACTCATTAAAGAAGGAATTCCGGCTCCAGCCCGCCGAAAAGGCGGACATCCTGCCAAACGTATATTCCAGGCAATCCGCATAGCGGTCAATGATGAACTAAGAGTATTTGAGGTTTCTTTAGAAAAGGCCCTTCCTATGCTGAATAAAGGCGGAAGAATTTCTGTAATTACCTTCCATTCACTCGAAGACCGGATTTGTAAGAGCTTCTTTAAGGAAAAGTCTGAATTGCCGCCAATGCCGCACGGCTTGCCGGTTATCCCGAAAGAATTTGAGCCAGAGCTTAAATTAATTACGAGAAAGCCGATTATACCGAGTGAGGAAGAATTGGCCGTTAATAACCGTGCCAGGTCTGCCAAGCTCAGAGTAGCTGAAAAGATTAAATAG
- the mraZ gene encoding division/cell wall cluster transcriptional repressor MraZ, whose product MFLGEYHHSIDNKGRIIIPSKFRETLGETFVLTRGLDQCLFGYPMNEWSELEEKLKGLPLTKKDARAFTRFFFSGATECELDKQGRVNIPSSLLNYGKLEKECVVLGVSNRIEIWSKSIWEEYFAESEDSFSEIAENMIGFDI is encoded by the coding sequence ATGTTTTTGGGTGAATACCATCATTCTATTGATAATAAGGGACGCATCATTATCCCCTCTAAATTCCGTGAGACTTTAGGGGAGACGTTTGTGCTTACACGCGGCCTTGATCAATGTTTGTTCGGGTATCCCATGAATGAATGGTCCGAGCTTGAAGAGAAGCTGAAAGGTCTCCCGCTTACGAAGAAGGATGCGAGGGCATTCACCCGTTTCTTCTTTTCCGGTGCAACGGAATGTGAGCTTGATAAGCAAGGGCGAGTGAATATCCCAAGTTCGCTTTTAAACTATGGAAAATTGGAAAAAGAATGCGTTGTTTTAGGTGTATCAAACCGTATAGAAATTTGGAGCAAGTCCATTTGGGAAGAGTATTTCGCTGAGTCAGAGGATTCTTTCTCAGAGATTGCTGAAAACATGATTGGTTTTGATATTTAA